CGTCCCAGTCAAAATACCGACACGCAGACTCGGCTCCTCATCCATCCATTCCCAAACCTCATGTAATTCTGCGTGACCCTGAGAATTGATGCAGTTGAGATCACGAGGCCGATTGAGAGTCACCAAGAGGACATGCGGAGCTGGGAACGACAGCACTGCATACTGGGTGTGCGGGGGCGGGCGCGCAAAGGTAGGCATGGCGCTGGTCAATGAAAACAATCGTAAATCCGACTCGAGAACTCTTTGATCTTGTGTCAAAATCGACCTCTATGAGCAAGACAAGTCTTGATTGCAAGGAGAGATAATTTCCAGAGGGAAgttcaaaacaaaaacaaaaaagaaatccgTCAGGTAGAACGCTCCATCCcgaggggaaggggggggtcGATGTGGAGAAAAGTTGGAGACTGGACGGGGATGCCGAGGCCCGATCGAGGGCGAAAACTAAACGACATTAAAGTACTAAATAAACTGTCACCATCTGGAGAAGGCTTCCCAGCCTGGCctgaaaagaagaagaacaccCTATTTTTTAGGATTTGGATATCACCCACTAGTGCCCCGAGCGTTCTCTCTGTTTTGTATTGTTTTGCagtttttttatttttgttttttgttcaCAAAAATAGGATATTTCCCACATTTGCATGGTTCAGATATCTCTCATCAATGAAAATACCCAGCAAGACTGAATTAGGCCAAGAGCATTTATCCGCTAGAGGTCTAGAGTTCTACTAATGGAGCTCTGCTCCTGTTGGGTTCTGGGCCTCGGCTGGCGAGCCTGAATGCGACGAGTTCCCCAGATCTATAAACATAGGCTGTAAGTTTTGCTAAATTGCTTGGAGCCTCACACCGTCGAGGCTGAGCCATAAGAATGGTTTGGTCATTGATTTACTGTGCCTCGAGAATGTTCAGAGTTTCTTAATCTTCATGTAGATTTACTCGTCACGGAGagccctcttccttcagTCTCTGTTTGGCTTCTTTGGTACACCGCACCGGCATGACAGTATTCTAGTGaggcttgtttttttcccctcggaTTACGCTAACTAGGCACCGGGCAAGGCACTATCGGGAGCCTTGTTTCGAAGCCTGGATGCAAGTCCAGTAGGCTTCAGACAATGGTTGcttttttccaattcttAAAGTAAGCGGACACGGATCAGCCTAGCGTGTCCGGTCTGGAAGCAGTCATTATCATCAAAGCCAGACCAATGAGTTCGTGGTGTATCATCGACATGGTGCATCGGTATTCAAACAAATGAATCAACCCCAAACAACCGGCCATCCATTCCCACCCGGTGCCCGCAGTGGAGATAGATGCCCAAGAAGAATATGGCAGCCCCCAGCCATTATTGAGCCATAGTCAGGACTGGATCGCCCAATTGGCAGGCATCGATGAGAAAAGGTAGGTATACATTAATCATGGAGGGTACGTGCAGTGGCCCGCTAGGCCTTGTTAATCCAGCCGCTGTGTACCATAAAGTCAAAGATCCGACTTGTTTTGGTACCCTCGATCTGGAATCCAAGATCAAATTAGCACTCCGGTTGACACGGACATTCCAATCAGAGGTGAGCGGGGAATTCCACTAACCTTGCAAATGGCCCGcgcatctttcttcttcaggctGCCTCCCTGCTTCATCGCCTCCTTCAGCAGGGTTTCTTTGATGACCAGATATGGCTTGGGCATGAGATGAAGCACACTGCACACTTTCACTTCTTccggagagagaagatgcaGATCAGCCGCACGGTCACTGTCAAGCTTCCAGGCTGGCACCCCACTTAATGGCTGCACAACATATTTTGACTTCACTGGTGCTGCTGGAGCTGCATCACCGTTGGTTGCAAACATCAAATCAAAGTCATTCATGGGCATGTTGGCTGGGTCGGGGGGCTTATGCGGATTGGCAGCCTTTTGAAGTCGCAGCGGTAATTCTGGTGTAGTAAGCTGGATGGCCGCGGACGGGGGCTCGGCCACTTGGGTTTGCTTCGGACGGGGAGTGGCGAAGCGATCAAAGGAGCCCTGCGGCACCATCCGTTGTGCACGCTGCTGTTTTTCCTGTTCGTACTTCTCTCCAGCTTTGAGGTCTCCAATCCCCATCTGCCGCCACTCTTGTAATTGTGCAATAGCCAAGCGCAAGTTGTGTTCATACTCCAGCCCTTTGTTCAGGTCATCAAAGTCCTTGTGGTTCATCATGCGAGCTAAAGGCTTGGCCTTGTGCAGCAACTCCCGCTCTTCTTTGgtgcgcttcttctccagggcAATGTTCTTGCGGTAATCCAAAAGGTTGTGCTCAAAGaggatcttcttgcgctctGTGCGCGCGGTCAATCGGGAGTTGTAGATGTCCACGACAGTCATCTTGAGCTCTGTCTCCGCATCCATCTCCCCATTGGGACCAATACCCGCCCCGGGCTCAAAAGTCATGTGTTGGACTGCCTCTTCCGCATCATTCAGGAACTCAGTCTCAAACTCCAAACGGCCCGGCATGTACCCTTGCACCTCATGACAGGCAGGTACACTGGCCGTGGGTTTCTGCTTGGGTGTTGTCGGTGGAGCAGCTTTGGCTGCCTCCTTGCGCTCTTCAATGCGACGCTTCTTGCGCGCCTGGAATTCTTCCTTGGAGATTGCTTCTTGGAGGCTCTTATCTTCGGGATCGGCTCGATCAGGTAGGGGGAAATGTTTGCTGTTGATGTAGGTGTCGATGTAGTGGTCGCGAACTTCATCCTTGGTGCGATACCCACCAATATGGTCTGCAATGTCGGCCCATGAGCCAAGACCATAGATCTCTGCACCCTCCAACAGCAGTAGCTCCTCATCAGCACCCCAGTCCGGCTGGAAGATGGGAACGGAGTTCTGTTCGATCACTTGAAATGGGTGGGTCGCGGGATCGTGATTCTTGGAGCTCTCCCCGGCAGCGAAGCAGGGGACGCAGAGGTCGTATTCATGACAGTTGGGATGTGCGCATGAGATTCGCACCTGGTAGAGGGCAATGGGGATGCAATGTTAATCAGATGTGACACGGCAACGCGCGACAGGGACAGTACAGGGTGCCTTACAGTCGATGTGACATCCACCGAGCACACGTCGCAGTGGAACTTGGTGCCCGCTTCGGTGCCGCGCGAGGCGGTCTTTTTCCGTATTACGCCCATCGAATTCTGACCCTGGTCATCCTCTGTGGAATCCAATGCTGTGGCGAAAATCACAAGTTGACCCTCCAGAGATCTGAGAGGGCAGCTACCGGGAAAAGATCGGGGGGGCCAGGTGGATTCAGAGGGGGCGGCGCTTTCCGAGAGGGAGGGTGCGATCCTGGGGTAAAGAAGCTCCGCGGACCGGATTCTACAGCTGAGCCTCCGAGGTGCTGATTGGACCAAACACAAAAGCCAGTCAGATGGCACAAACCCgaaagaagatggagcgTGGATCGGAGAGAATTGTGTTGAGTCTGTCCAGAGCTCTGCGTGGTGATTCAAATGACTTGACTCGGTCTGGTACGCGTGAGATGCCTCTGTGAGAGTCCCTTGGACGCATCAGGTGGAGAGTGGCGCCAGATATGCACCGCCTCATCCAAATGTGGCTGGTGACTCGGTGTGTCACCGCTCAAGGCGCGCTGCCGGGCGGGCTGCGGTGCGGATGTACCAATGTACCGATGATGGAGCCTGGAGTATCAGGTACCTCTGTGGCTTCGATGGGATGATAGGGGTGCTTAGTCACCATGACCGATGACCCGACCGAGGGGACCGATGCTGCGGTGCTGCGGGCCAAAGGCATCGATGGCTGGTTCCTTACTGGGAAGTGGGAACAAACAACTTTCCCCTCTGTTTGCCCCGCCTGGCAGAAACATGTATTGTCACCTGTATCAGAATACCCCCCCAGGTCTCCCAGTCAATCTTGTCTGAGCCACAGGGCAACCACTCCGCCACGGTATGACTGTGTAATTCTCCGTGACAGTACAAGCTGCCCATCCCCTCCCGAGTGGTCCTGGCTTCTCTCACTTCAATCACCCTGAGATCAAACAACCcctcctttttgttttgttccCAAATCACTACTCTCTTTCACTCTCCTTGATCCCCAAATATCATTCTCGACATTCTTATCAACTGGGTCTCTTGCCCATTTCCAACCCTGCATCTGTGTGTGAACCAGGTATGTTGCGGCGGTGCTTCATCGCGGGACTCCGGCCCTCCCCCATGGCGCGGATCCTCTGTCGTCTCGGCTCCATTTTTCGGGGCTTTTGAATGTTGACTAGTCTGCGCGGTGCAGGCTTTCTCAGCTCAAAACACACTGCGATCAGCCTCGTGCAATTTTGAACTTCGATACTCCGGCGGTTCCTGGGCATTGAAATCGCAATCATGTCCTGGAAACTCACCAAAAGTATGTTGAGTTggtctccctcttctctttctctcttaTCGTCCCCTGTCCC
The window above is part of the Penicillium oxalicum strain HP7-1 chromosome VI, whole genome shotgun sequence genome. Proteins encoded here:
- a CDS encoding Transcriptional adapter 2, which gives rise to MGVIRKKTASRGTEAGTKFHCDVCSVDVTSTVRISCAHPNCHEYDLCVPCFAAGESSKNHDPATHPFQVIEQNSVPIFQPDWGADEELLLLEGAEIYGLGSWADIADHIGGYRTKDEVRDHYIDTYINSKHFPLPDRADPEDKSLQEAISKEEFQARKKRRIEERKEAAKAAPPTTPKQKPTASVPACHEVQGYMPGRLEFETEFLNDAEEAVQHMTFEPGAGIGPNGEMDAETELKMTVVDIYNSRLTARTERKKILFEHNLLDYRKNIALEKKRTKEERELLHKAKPLARMMNHKDFDDLNKGLEYEHNLRLAIAQLQEWRQMGIGDLKAGEKYEQEKQQRAQRMVPQGSFDRFATPRPKQTQVAEPPSAAIQLTTPELPLRLQKAANPHKPPDPANMPMNDFDLMFATNGDAAPAAPVKSKYVVQPLSGVPAWKLDSDRAADLHLLSPEEVKVCSVLHLMPKPYLVIKETLLKEAMKQGGSLKKKDARAICKIEGTKTSRIFDFMVHSGWINKA